CGCACCGGTGGGCTGCGCCGTTCTGGCCTACAACTACTTCAACTTCGATTTCCAGGAGGCGGCCCACGGCCGCGCACCGGCCATGGCCACGGGCATCAAACGGGTGCGCCCCGATTTGATGGTCTTCACCTACCAGGGAGACGGGGACCTGGCCAGCATCGGCATGGCCGAGATTGTCCACGCTGCCAACCGCGGCGAAAAATTCACCACGGTTTTCGTCAACAACGCCGTTTACGGCATGACCGGCGGCCAGATGGCGCCCACCACGATGCCCAACCAGCGCACCACCACCTCCCCCTTCGGCCGCAAGGTCGAGGAGACCGGCATGCCCATCCGGATGGCCGAGCTGCTGGCCTCGCTGCAAACCCCGGCTTACATCGCCCGGCAGACGGTGCTCAAGCCGAAGTACATCGTCAAGGCCAAAAAGTGCCTCAAAAAGGCGTTTCAGTACCAGCTGGAAGGCCGCTGCTTCAGCTTTGTGGAAATGGTCAGCACCTGCCCGACCAACTGGGGACTAACACCCAGCGAAGCGGTCAAGTGGTCGGAGGAAACCCTGTTGCCCTACTACCAGCTGGGTGAATTCAAAACCCCCGAGTAGCCCGAGGAGAGGATATGCAAAGCGAAGTGATGTTTGCCGGATTTGGCGGCCAGGGGATTCTTTTGGCCGGAAAGATACTGGCCCACGCGGCCATGGAGGCGGGCTATGAAGTGGCCTGGATCCCCTCCTACGGCCCCGAGATGCGCGGCGGCACCGCCTACTGCACCGTGGTCATCAGCGACCGGCCGATCGGCTCGCCCATCATCCGCAACCCCCAGCACCTGGTGGCCATGAACCGGCCCTCGCTGGAGAAGTTCGCCCCCAGCGTGAAGGCCGGTGGGGTGGTGATCATCAACAGCTCGCTGATCCCGGTCGACGCCAAGCGCGACGACGTGGACGAACTGAAGGTCCCGGCCACCGACATCGCCGATTCCTTAGGCAGCGTCAAGGCTGCCAACATCGTGGCCCTGGCGGCTTTCGTGGCCCGCAGTGGGATCGTTGACTTCGAGCTCTTCCGGGAGTGCGTCAAGGAAGAATTCGCAGCCAAGGAAAAATTCATCCCCCTCAACATGAACGCCATCGACGCCGGCCGCAAGGCCGCCGAGAAATAAGGCCGAGGCTGCGCCCCAGCCCGCTGGCCACTCGGGCCGCCCGCTGCCCCCAAAGCGGAAATCAACCCCATGAACCTACCGGCACCCGACTACATCCTGGCGATCCAGCCCTACGAACCCGGCAAGCCCTGTGAAGAACTGGAGCGGGAGTACGGCATTTCCGATTCGGTCAAACTGGCCTCCAACGAAAACCCGCTGGGGCCTTCGCCCCTGGCGGCGGCGGCCGTCAAGGACTGCCTGAACAGCCTCCACCGCTACCCCGATGCCACCGGCTACCGATTGACCCGGCAGTTGGCGGCCAAGCTCGGCGTGAGCCCCGCCAACATCGTTCTGGGAAATGGCTCAGACGATCTCATCGGCATGCTGGCGCGGGTCTTTCTGCAGCCCGGCGACGAGGTCCTGATTCCCAAGCCGGCCTTTATGATGTACGACATCACGGTGCGCGCCGCGGGCGCCGTTCCGATATACTCCCCCTTGCGGGAGCTGGTCATCGATCTCGAGGACATGGCCCGCCGGATGGGGCCCAAAACCCGGATGGTGTTCATCACCAACCCCCACAACCCCACCGGCAGCGTGGTGACCCGGGCGGCCATGGACCGGTTTCTCTCGGCCTTGCCCGCCGGGGTGGTGGTGGTCCTCGACGAGGCCTATGTTGAGTTCGTGCGCAACCCGGACAGTCCCGACGGCTGCCGCTATCTCGACGAAAACCGGCTGCTGGTGGCGCTACGGACCTTTTCCAAGGCCTACGGTCTGGCTGGGCTGCGGATCGGCTACGGCCTCATGCCGCAGGCGGTCGCGGAGTTGCTCCACCGCATCCGCCAGCCCTTCAACACCAATGCCCTCGCCCAGGCCGCGGCCTGCGCCGCGCTGGAGGACAGCACGCACCTGGCACACACCCTGAAGACCGTGCACGAGGGCCTGGCCTACCTCCAAGCCGGTCTGCGACGCATGCAGGTCCGCTATTTTGAAACCGAGGCCAATTTCTTCCTGATCGACCTGGAACGCGACGCGGCCGCCGTCCATCAAAAACTGCTGCGCCAGGGGGTCATCGTACGCCCCATGGGCGGCTACGGGTATCCCCGCTTCCTGAGGGTCAACGCCGGCCTTCCCAGTGAAAACGAGCGCTTCTTGAAGGCGCTGGCGGCGGCCCTTTAGACCGGCCGCGACTTCTGATGAGGCAACGGGTCATGGCTTCGGATCCCACCCACCGCCGTCTGGTCATCACCATCGACGGGCCCGCCGGCGCCGGCAAGACCACGGTCAGCCGCACTCTGGCCCAGCGGCTGGGGTATCGCTACGTGGATACCGGCGCGCTCTACCGCGCGGTGGCCCTGGCGGCGCTCCAGGCCGGACTGCGGTCCGACGATGACGCGGGCCTGGAGCGGCTCTGCGGCCGACTGAAGCTCGCCTTTGCATCCGCCCAAAACGGCAGCCCGCGCCTGCTCTCAGACGGAGTCGACGTCAGCGGCCAGATCCGCTCGCCGGAGGTCACCCTGATGGCCTCGGCGGTATCGGCGCGCCCGCCGGTTCGCCGAGGGTTGCTGCGCATGCAGCGCGAACTGGGCCGCGAGGGCGGGGCCGTGTTCGAGGGCCGGGACATGGGCACGGTGGTTTTTCCGGGGGCGGACGTCAAATTTTTCCTGGATGCCTCCCCCCACACCCGGGCCCTGCGGCGCTATGCGGAAATCCATGCCACGACCGGCCAGAGCCTGGCCGAAATCGAGGCGGCCATCCGCCAGCGAGACGCCAACGACCGCAACCGGAAGCTGGCGCCGCTGCAGCCGGCGGAGGATGCCATTTCCGTGGATTCCACCGATCTCACGATTGAACAGGTGGTCGAGCAGATGCTGGGCCATGTTCTGCGAAAAAAACACCAACTCTCTGCATAATCCCGCCCGCTCCCGGCGCCGGCAGCTTTTCCCGGCCGTGGAACCTCACTTTAAAGTTGTTTTTTTTTCGTTTGTCTGATAGTAGGGTCGATTTATGCGATTCCCTTCGGAAGGGACGCAATCAAACCAGGTAAGGGGGACTTTTTGTTTCATGGAAAATTTAACAGAAAACGATTCTAAACAACCGCAGGAGTTGCAGGAAACCGCAGAGACGGCCGCCACCGCGACCAGCGACCCGTCTTTGGCCGAAGCCGACGTCGATACCGACAGCGCCCCGGCCGAAGAAACCATGGAAGACTTGATGGAAATGTACGAAGAGAGCATCAAGCGCTTCCGGGAAGGCGAGGTCGTCACCGGCAGGATCATCGCCGTTGACAAGGACTACGTTCTGGTGGACATCGGCTACAAGTCCGAAGGCCAGATCCGCATCCAGGAATTCCGCGATGAAAACGGCGAAATCAACGCCAAGCTCAACGACGAAGTCGAGGTGATGGTGGAATACTGGGATGACGAAGAGGAGCGCGTCATCCTGTCCAAGGAAAAAGCCGCCAAGGTCAAGGTCTGGGATGCCATCAAAACCTGCTACGACGACAACGGCACCATCGAGGGAGTCATCACCAACCGGGTCAAGGGCGGCTTTTCGGTGGACGTCGGCGTCCAGGCGTTTCTGCCGGGTTCCCAGGCTGATCTGCGCCCCATCCGCAATCTGGATGAGCTGGTGGGCAAAAGCTTCCCCTTCCGGATTCTCAAATACAACCGCAAACGCAGCAACATCGTGCTCTCAAGGCGGGTGCTGCTGGAAGAGGAGCGCGAGGCCAAGCGCTCCCAGACCCTCAGTTCGATCCATGAGGGCAAGATCATGGCCGGGACCGTCAAGAACATCACCGAGTACGGCGTCTTCGTCGACTTAGGCGGCCTGGACGGCCTGCTGCACATCACCGATATTTCCTGGGGGCGCGTCAAGCATCCCTCGGAGCTCTATTCCGTGGGCGACAAGATCCAGGTCAAGGTCCTGCATCTGGACCTCGAGAAAGAGCGCGTCTCGCTGGGTGTCAAGCAGCTGGTACCGGATCCCTGGACCACCGCCGCCGAAAAGTATCCGGTCGGCTCGCGGGTCAACGGGAAAGTTGTCAGCCTGACCGACTACGGCGCCTTCGTGGAATTGGAGGAGGGCATTGAGGGTCTGATCCACGTCTCGGAAATGTCCTGGACCCGCAAGGTCCGCCACCCCTCCAAGGTGGTTTCGGTGGGGGAGATGGTCGACGCGGTGGTGCTCGACATCAAGCCCGACAACCGCCGGATCTCGCTGGGGATGAAACAGGTGGTGCCCAACCCGTGGGATGTGATCAACGAGAAATACCCGATCGGGACCACCATCGAGGGCAAGATCAAGAACATCACCGACTTCGGTCTGTTCGTGGGCATCGACGAGGGCATCGACGGGTTGATCCACATCTCCGACATTTCGTGGACCAAACGCATCAAACACCCCAATGAGGTCTACAAAAAAGGTGACCTGGTGCAGGCCATCGTTCTGGACATCGACAAGGAGAACGAACGCTTTTCGCTGGGCATCAAGCAGCTCCAGTCCGATCCCTGGCAGACCGTGGCCGAGCGCTACGATGTCGGCAAGGAGATCACCGGAACGGTGACCAATGTGACCGATTTCGGTGTTTTCGTCGAACTCGAGGAAGGCATCGAGGGGCTGGTCCACGTCTCGGAGATCAGCAAGGAGAAAATCAAGACCCCCGTCGGCATGTACAACGTCGGCGACGTGATCACCGCCCGGGTGATGAACATCAATAGCGACGACCGCCGCATCGGGCTCTCCATCAAGCGGATGGACATGGAAGACGACCAATCCCTGCTCAGCGATTACGTCAACAGCATGGGACCGGCCACCTCTTCCTTCGGCGAGATTCTGCGCGAAAACTTGCAGGGCAAGCTGAACGAGGAATAAGGGCGCGCTTGCTGCCGCAAGCAGCATACAGCGACGGGCAGGGTTCGGGGAGTGCACCCCCGGCCCTGCCCGTTTTGACTTTGACAGTTCCGTAAAATGGCCAATTTCTGCGTTGCGCTGCATCTCGAAGTCGCTGCGACGTACAATCGTACGCCTCACTCCTCGAGATTTGCGCGCCGTAACTTGACCTTTTTACGAAACTGTCTGGATTTTGACTTTTTACTGGTTCATCAACTTTCACCGTCACTTTTTTTGATTCCCACCCGAACAGCCCGGGGAAGGTTCCATCATGTTCGCGCGCCGACACCCCTTTCTGTTTTTTCTGCTGGCCTTGACCGCCCTGGTGGGCGGCACCGTGGTCTGCCTTTCCCTGATCCTCACCCTGGGCTTTGGGGTTCCCCGGCTTGACCTGGGCCCGAAGGTGGGGGTGATCGAGATTTCGGGCGCCATCACCGAGGCCGAGGACACCCTCGCGCGCCTGAAAGCGTTCCGGGAGGACGACACGGTGCAGGCCATCGTCATCCGCATCGATTCCCCGGGCGGCGGTGTGGGGCCCGCCCAGGAGATCTACAGCGAAATCCGCAAGACCATACCCACCAAGAAAATCATCGCCTCCATGGGCAGCGTCGCGGCCTCGGGAGGCTACTACCTGGCGGCGGCCGCCAACGGGATAGTGGCCAACCCGGGCACCATCACCGGCAGCATCGGGGTGATCATGGGCTACACCGACCTGCAGGAGGTCTTTCGCAAGATCGGACTGACACCGGTGGTGATCAAAAGCGGGGCCTTCAAAGACATGGGCTCACCGCTGCGGGAGATGAGCGCTGAGGAGCGCGCCATCCTGCAGGGCTTCGTGGACCAGATCCACGAACAGTTCGTCCAGGCCGTGGCAGAGGGCCGCAACATGGACAGCGCCGCGGTGGCGCCGCTGGCCGACGGCCGCATCTACAGCGGACAGGAAGCCCTCAAATTGGGATTGGTGGACCGGCTCGGCAACCTCAGCGATGCCATCGCCTGGGCCGGCAACCTGGGAGGGATCGAGGGGGAGCCCGAAGTGGTCTATGCCCGCGAAAAAACCGGGGCCTTCCTGAAATACTTCCTGGAGACGGCCGTCAAGGCCGTGATCGAGCAGATCCCCGCGGCCCTCTCCGGCAGCGGGTACCTCACCCCCGGCCGCTGATACCGCCGCGACCCGGCACCTCCCCTATTCGAACATACTCACATCCCCCATCCCTCGGCGAATCACCTCGGGAACGTCGTCGATCAGCGAGATGACGCTGGAGGGTTCCCCCGCCACGATGCCGCCGTCAATCACGATGTCGATCCGGCTGCCGAAATAATCCTGGATCAGGGTCGGGTCGTGGAAGACCGACCCCTCGGGGGTGGCGGCGCTGGTGGTCAGGATCGGATTGCCCAACTCCTTGACCAGGGCGATGCAGATGGCGTTGTCGGGCACCCGAATGCCGGCCGTGCGCCGCTTGGTCAACATGATCTTCGGCACCAGGCGCGAGCCCTCCAGAACGAAGGTGTAAGGCCCGGGAAGCAGCCGTCTCATGGTTTTGTAAGCGTAGTTGGAGACTTTGGCATAGCTGCTGATGGTGGTCAGATCCGAGCAGATGAAGCTGAAAGGGTTTTTCTTGTCGCGCTGTTTGAGCTGGTAAATCCGCTCGATGGCGTGCTTGCTCATGATATCGCAGCCTATGCCGTAAAAGGTGTCGGTGGGATAGGCGATCACCCCGCCGCCCCTCAGGGTGTCGACCACTTTGCGGATCAGGCGCGGTTGGGGATTCTGGGGATTGATCTGAATCAACATGACGATCGGGTCCTGTGGTGCCTGCTGGGGGTTGAAAAACGGGCGGCCCGCGAGCAAATAAGACTCGTTCCCTATTACGCCCGAGGGTCCAAGTCAACCGCTCAAATTAAAAATTGACCTGATCCGATGCTTTCGCTATAGGGGTGGGTTAAAATTTTTCGTGCGTTCACGTGCCTGATCTTCCCCTGCCCCGGAATCCGGGTTCGCAGATGCGCGCCAACCATCTGGAGGAATTCACATGTCAATCCCCCCGCCCCAGGAGGCCTATTCTTTCGACGATGTCCTGCTGCTGCCCGGCTATTCGGACATCCTGCCCAGGGACTGCAGCACCAAAACCCGCCTAACCCGCGATCTGGCGCTCAACATCCCGGTGGTCAGCGCGGCCATGGACACCGTCACCGAATCCAGCACGGCCATCAGCATGGCCCGCGAAGGCGGGATCGGCTTCATCCACCGCAACATGGGCATCGAAAACCAGGCCCAGGAGGTTGACCGGGTCAAAAAATCGGAAAGCGGCATGATCATCAACCCGGTGACCATCACCCCGGAGCAGCCCGTGCGGGAGGTGCTCAAATTGATGGAACGCTTCCGCATCTCGGGGGTGCCCGTCACCCGCGGGGAGCAGCTGGTGGGAATCGTCACCAACCGCGACTTGCGTTTTGAAACCAACCTCGACACCCCGATCTCGGAGGTGATGACCAAGGACCAGCTGGTCACGGTTTCCGAGGGCATTTCCCTGGAGGAATCCAAGAAGCTGCTTCACCAACACCGCATCGAAAAGCTCCTGGTGGTGGACCGTCAGGGACGGCTGACCGGCATGATCACCATCAAGGACATCGAAAAAATCAAAAAATACCCCAATGCCTGCAAAGACAGCATGGGGCGCCTGCGGGTCGGGGCGGCCGTCGGGGTCGGGGCGGATATGGAGGAGCGCGCCCATGCGCTGATCGCCGCCGGGGCGGACGTTCTGGTGATCGACACCTCCCATGGGCACTCCAAGAACGTGATCGAAGCGGTCCAGCGGCTGAAGAGCACCTTCAAGGGCCTTCAGCTGGTGGCCGGCAATGTCGGCACGGCCGAAGGCGCCCAGGCCCTGATCGCTGCCGGTGTGGACAGCGTCAAGATCGGCATCGGGCCGGGCTCCATCTGCACCACCCGGATCGTGGCGGGCATCGGGGTGCCCCAGATCTCGGCCATCATGAACTGCCGCGAGATCTCCGAGAAAACCGGTGTGCCGCTGATCGCCGACGGCGGCATCAAATTTTCCGGGGACCTCACCAAGGCCTTGGGAGCCGGCGCTCACTGCGTGATGATCGGCGGTATGCTGGCGGGCGTCGAGGAGAGCCCCGGCGAGCTCATCATCTACCAGGGCCGCAGCTACAAGGTCTACCGCGGCATGGGGTCGCTGGAGGCCATGAAAATGGGCAGCAAGGACCGCTACTACCAGACCGAACAGGAAGCCGACGACAAACTCGTGCCCGAAGGCATCGTCGGCCGCGTACCCTACCGCGGCAAACTATCGGAAACCATTCACCAGCTGATGGGCGGCCTGAAAGCCGGAATGGGCTATGTGGGCTGCCGAAACGTGGAAGAACTCCACCGTAAGGCCCGTTTCATCAAGATCAGCGCCGCGGGCCTGCGCGAAAGCCATGTGCATGACGTCATCATCACCAAGGAAGCCCCGAATTACCGCCTGGACTGAGACCGCCCGCTGACCTCGGGCGTTGGGCCATTGCCCCGCCCGCGGCGACGGCCGCCCCCAACCCCGGCCGGCCGCCGCCTGCACCGCCCTTGCCGGTCCCTTCCACAATCGGTTGTTGTGCTGACGCCGCGGCCATGCTATATATGGGCCGCTGGCGGGGCCATCCGCCTGAATTTAAATCGCTTCTCCCGCTTTTCACCCCCCACTTCAGACAGGTACCCGAATGCCTTCGACACCTGACTTCGTCCATCTCCACGTCCACACCCAATACAGCCTCCTGGACGGCGCCATCCGCATCGATTCGCTCCTCAAGCGGGTGACCGAATTCGGGATGTCCAGCGTGGCGATCACCGATCACGGCACCATGTTCGGGGCCGTCGAGTTTTACGACAAGGCCCGCCAGGCGGGCATCAAGCCGATCATCGGCTGCGAGTGCTACGTGGCGCCGCGCACCCTGCGGGACAAAACCCCCCTGGACAGCAAAGGAGTGACCCACCTGATCCTGCTGGCCCAAAACCAGGAGGGCTACCGCAATCTCTGCCAGCTGGCGTCGATTGCCCAGCTCCAGGGGTTTTACTACAAACCGCGCATCGACAAGAGCCTCCTGCAGGCCCACAGCAAGGGGCTGATCGCCCTTTCGGCCTGTCTGCAGGGCGAAATTCCGCGCCGCATCCGGGAAAACCGCCTGGATCTGGCCGATGCGGCCGCCCAAAGCTACCTGGAGATCTTCGGCGAGAACAACTTCTATTTGGAGGTCCAGCACAACGGGATCGAACTCCAGGAGCGGGTCAACGCGGCCCTGCGCGACATGAGCGCCCGCCTCTCGATCCCGCTGGTGGCCAGCAACGATTGCCATTACCTGGACAAGGACGACGTGCGCGCCCACGATGTCCTGCTGTGCATCCAGACCGGCAAGACCGTACGCGACAGCGAGCGTTTCAAATTCCGCACCGACCAGCTTTATTTCAAACCCCAGGAGGAGATGGCCGTCTATTTCAAGGACTACCCCGGCGCTATCGAAAACAGCGTCGCCATCGCCGAGCGCTGCCAGATCGAATTCGACTTCGGCACCTACCATTTTCCCCAGTTCGCCACCGAAACCGGCATGCCGCCGGCGGCGCTTTTCGAGCGCCAGGTGCGCGAGGGCTACGCGCGGGTCATGCAGAAAATCCGCCAGCTGAACCCCGCTGTGGACGAATCCGCCTATCGCGAACGCCTGGAGTTTGAAATCGAGATCATCAAAAGGATGAACTTCCCCGGCTATTTTCTGATCGTGGCCGACTTTATCCGCTATGCCAAGGACCACAATATCCCCGTCGGGCCCGGGCGCGGTTCGGCGGCCGGCAGTCTGGTGGCCTACAGCCTGGGGATCACCGACCTCGACCCCCTGGCCCACGGGCTGATTTTCGAGCGCTTTCTCAACCCCTCGCGCTCCAGTATGCCGGATATCGACGTGGATTTCTGCATCAACGGCCGTGAGGAGGTCTTCAAGTACGTCGTCCAGAAATACGGCGGCGGGGACTACGTGGCCCAGATCATCACCTTCGGAAAACTCAAGACCCGCGCCGTGATCCGGGATGTAGGGCGCGCCCTGGACATTCCCCTGCGGGAGGTGGACGCCATCGCCAAGATGGTGCCCGACAAGCTCGGGATCAAACTCGACGAAGCCCTCCGGCAGGAGCCCAAGCTGGCCCAGCTGGCCCAGGAGCAGCCGGAGATCGGCGATCTGATCAATATCTGCCGGGTCCTGGAGGGGCTGCCGCGGCACGCCTCGACCCACGCCGCCGGGGTGGTCATCGGCGACAAACCGCTGGTGGAATACCTGCCGCTTTACCGGGGCAAGAACAACGAAGTGGTGACCCAATTCGACATGAAGCGGGTCGAGCAGATCGGGCTGGTGAAGTTCGACTTCCTGGGGTTGCGCAACCTGACGGTGATCCAAAATGCGCTCGCGCTGATCCAGGACCTGGAGCAGGAACCGCCCGATCTGGCCAACCTGACCCTGGACGATACGGCCACCTACCGCCTGCTGTGCGCCGGGGACACCACCGGCGTATTCCAGCTGGAAAGCTCGGGCATGAAAGACCTGCTGGTGCGCCTTAAACCCGAATGTTTCAGCGACATCGTCGCCCTGGTGGCCCTCTACCGCCCCGGCCCGATGGAAAGCGGCATGATCGATGACTACGTCGAGCGCAAGCACGGCCGCAAACGGGTGTCCTACCTGCACCCGACCCTTGAGCCGATCCTGCAGGAAACCTACGGGGTCATCGTCTACCAGGAGCAGGTGATGAAAATCGCCAGCGAGCTGGCCAGCTACTCCATGGCCGAAGCCGACGGCCTGCGCAAGGCGATGGGCAAAAAGATCGCCGCCATCATGGCCCAGCAGCGCGACCGCTTCATGAAGGGCGCCGTCGAAAAGGACGTCCCGGCGGACACCGCCAAAGAGATTTTCGACCTCATGGAAAAATTCGGCGGCTACGGCTTCAACAAGTCGCACTCGGCCGCCTACGCCCTGATCACCTACCAGACCGCCTACCTCAAGACCCATTTTCCGGTGGCTTTCATGGCGGCCCTGCTCACCAGCGAAATGCACTCCTCAGACGGGGTGATCAAGTTCATCGCCGAATGCCGCAGCCACAACATCCCGGTGCAACCGCCGAACATCAACGAAAGCGACAAAACCTTCACCGTCAGGGACGAAGAGATCCTCTTTGGGCTGGTGGCGGTCAAAAACGTGGGCGAAGGCGCCATCGACGTTATCATCGCCGAGCGCCGAAACGGCCCGTTCACCTCGCTGTTTGATTTCTGCGAGCGGGTCGATCTGCGCAAGGTCAACAAACGGGTACTGGAAAGCCTGATCAAGTGCGGGGCCTTCGATTGCACCGGTGAGCCCCGCAGCCGGCTGTTCGCCGCCCTGGAGGATGCCCTGGACTACGGACAGCGGGTGCAGCGTGAAAAGGCCGACCCCCAGCTGGGCCTCTTCGACATGGGCAACAGCCCCTCGGTAGTCAACACGCCCCCGCTGCCCAAGATCCCCGAGTGGGAGGAACGGGAGCGCTTGGCCAACGAGAAGGAGGCGCTGGGGTTCTACATCACCGGTCACCCGCTGCAGCGCTATGAGGACGTCTTGGAGAAATTCACCAACGCCACCGCCGTCTCCCTGAAAGAGCGCCACGACGGAGAGGCCGTCAGAATCGGGGGGACCGTCAGCAGCGTCAAAACCATCCGCACCAAGAAGGGGGATCCGATGGCGTTCGTCACGGTGGAGGACGTCCAGGGCGCCGTGGAGGTGATCGTGTTTTCGTCCCTCTTCGGCGACGTCGAGGCCCTGCTCTTCGAGGACAACCCGGTCCTGGTTCAGGGCGTGCTGCAAAAAGACGACAAGTCGCTGAAGATCAAGGCCGATGCCGTCATCCCGATGGACAAGGCCGAGGAGACCTGGACCGCCAAGATCCATCTGCGGCTGGACGCCACCCGCACCGAAAAGCCGGTCCTGCAGGAGCTGCAGAAAATCCTGCGCAAACACCAGGGCAACTGCCAGGCGCTGCTGCATCTGACCTGCCCGGAAAAAAGCGAGACGATCATCGCCCTGCCCGAGCACCTGCGGGTCAAGGCCGGCGCCGCCCTTTTCAGGGAGGTCAACGCCCTGCTGGGCTACAACGCCGTTGAAACCGTCTGCAGTGCGATATTGGCCGCCCCGGATCCGAAAAACGGCTACGGTGGGGCCTACGGCCGCGGCCAGGCCCGGGCGAAGCGCGCCTGAGCAGCCGCTCTGCCAGCGGGATGAGAAAAGGATTGCTGCTTCTTGACCGGCAGCAAGCCCGCTTTCAAGCCGAATCGCCCGTAGCCGCCCCCCGATTGCCGCCAGCGGCACAAAAGGTCGGCACAGGTCGTTTTTTCGCGCCTCAGTCGCTCCCGCTTCCGACGCCGCGGCGGGCGTCGTCGGCCCGCCGCTGAAACTCTTCGATTTGGGCGTTCAAGTTCTGGATCTTCTTGTTCAGGGCCGTCAGCGAGTCGTCGCGTCTGGCCCGGGACATGCGCTGCAATTGCTCTTTTTCCTTTTCCAGGCGCGCTTTTTCTTCGCGCAGGCGCTGGTAGTCGCGCTCCAAAGCCTGCTGCCGCCTCTCTTCGCGGAGGTCGGTCTCACCGCGGCCGGCACTTGAAACCGCAGGGCCTCCGGTTCCGGGCGTCTGG
This sequence is a window from Desulfobacteraceae bacterium. Protein-coding genes within it:
- the dnaE gene encoding DNA polymerase III subunit alpha, producing MPSTPDFVHLHVHTQYSLLDGAIRIDSLLKRVTEFGMSSVAITDHGTMFGAVEFYDKARQAGIKPIIGCECYVAPRTLRDKTPLDSKGVTHLILLAQNQEGYRNLCQLASIAQLQGFYYKPRIDKSLLQAHSKGLIALSACLQGEIPRRIRENRLDLADAAAQSYLEIFGENNFYLEVQHNGIELQERVNAALRDMSARLSIPLVASNDCHYLDKDDVRAHDVLLCIQTGKTVRDSERFKFRTDQLYFKPQEEMAVYFKDYPGAIENSVAIAERCQIEFDFGTYHFPQFATETGMPPAALFERQVREGYARVMQKIRQLNPAVDESAYRERLEFEIEIIKRMNFPGYFLIVADFIRYAKDHNIPVGPGRGSAAGSLVAYSLGITDLDPLAHGLIFERFLNPSRSSMPDIDVDFCINGREEVFKYVVQKYGGGDYVAQIITFGKLKTRAVIRDVGRALDIPLREVDAIAKMVPDKLGIKLDEALRQEPKLAQLAQEQPEIGDLINICRVLEGLPRHASTHAAGVVIGDKPLVEYLPLYRGKNNEVVTQFDMKRVEQIGLVKFDFLGLRNLTVIQNALALIQDLEQEPPDLANLTLDDTATYRLLCAGDTTGVFQLESSGMKDLLVRLKPECFSDIVALVALYRPGPMESGMIDDYVERKHGRKRVSYLHPTLEPILQETYGVIVYQEQVMKIASELASYSMAEADGLRKAMGKKIAAIMAQQRDRFMKGAVEKDVPADTAKEIFDLMEKFGGYGFNKSHSAAYALITYQTAYLKTHFPVAFMAALLTSEMHSSDGVIKFIAECRSHNIPVQPPNINESDKTFTVRDEEILFGLVAVKNVGEGAIDVIIAERRNGPFTSLFDFCERVDLRKVNKRVLESLIKCGAFDCTGEPRSRLFAALEDALDYGQRVQREKADPQLGLFDMGNSPSVVNTPPLPKIPEWEERERLANEKEALGFYITGHPLQRYEDVLEKFTNATAVSLKERHDGEAVRIGGTVSSVKTIRTKKGDPMAFVTVEDVQGAVEVIVFSSLFGDVEALLFEDNPVLVQGVLQKDDKSLKIKADAVIPMDKAEETWTAKIHLRLDATRTEKPVLQELQKILRKHQGNCQALLHLTCPEKSETIIALPEHLRVKAGAALFREVNALLGYNAVETVCSAILAAPDPKNGYGGAYGRGQARAKRA
- a CDS encoding DUF4124 domain-containing protein, producing MKLFKWVLVVWGGVLLAAPGWAEFYRYTDPQGNRHFTDDLSQVPGDQLGLLQTYGSQNAAGAQPTGNPPAAPPAAASVQTPGTGGPAVSSAGRGETDLREERRQQALERDYQRLREEKARLEKEKEQLQRMSRARRDDSLTALNKKIQNLNAQIEEFQRRADDARRGVGSGSD